Below is a window of Brassica napus cultivar Da-Ae chromosome A5, Da-Ae, whole genome shotgun sequence DNA.
ATCTACGCTAGAGCTGGACGGTGGAGTGATGTGAAGGTGGTTAGAGAATCAATGAATAGCAGAAGAATAGCTAAAGTTTTAGGTCATAGTTCTGTTGAAACAACGTTCTAAATTCTCATGGTCATGCATTTATTCTTTCTATTTAGAAAAGTTCTAATAGATTAATAGTACTTTTAACAGAATCTTTTCCAGGAAAAACGAAATTCAAAAACTCTTTGATGCTTTCTTCACAGCCTTCATCATTTGTATGCATCTGGTAAGCTGTAACCAGGCATGACGATCTTGTCAGCAAGCATCTTTCCGGTCTTGGGCATGACATGCCAGTGTAACGTCAAGTTGAACTCTTTCCCACGAAGATTATGTCCCTGAAGGATCCCAAATGATGATCAGTTCAATCTTCTGGTTCTGTACAAGTAAAGAAGCAGAAGACTTggtgtggggtttgttttagtGTACCTGATCAATGAAACGGTACTTGTTTGAGGTTTGAATCCTAAACTTGGCATGCTCCTTATCAGGGATAATCACATCCCATAGAGAAACCTGCAAAAGAAATGCCAATATCATCTCAAGTCAATCCACAACTTGTCCCTAGACTTTATAAGGCTTTGCATTGAAACAAAGTGTGGACTATAGTATACCTGATTCAGGGAGTTCATTGGGGATTCGTATTCCGCTGCCACGAAAGCGAAAACCTGCAAGcaatttttcataaaacaaatatccAGCAAGAGCAATGCCAACTTCTACAagtaatagtaaaaaaaaaagacaaggaCTCTTTTAAGTGTTTTGACATGTTATTAAAACCTGTTTGGTGTTCCAAGTAAACAGTGACTGCAAGTCTGCCGATATGTCCAGTGTCAAGCTGACCTGCATGACAATGTAAATCACTCAGCAATTAAAAGAATGTAAGCAATAGATAAGAAGGAAAGGTTAAAGATTCAtgaactactactactacttggAAGTAACTTGAGCAATTTCATAAACAGAGGTGAGCCCTCATGTAAAGATCGAAACTTTACCTCATCATTGCCATAAGACTGCTTCTTAAGACGATTGATGTTAAGTATCTGCAATCACATCACCAAACCACAAACAACTTCAGACGTTTTCATTTTAAGTTACTCACATCAAAGCATTCATAAGCAGATCCATCACATAGGGAGACGATCAATACAATTAAAACATACCTGGATCTCAGCAGAGGGATTCTGGTTGCTGAATTTGTCAGAGAAGGACGCGATCGCGCAGATGAAAGCCAGCGCCGTGACGGAGAACGTGAGCAGAGCATTTGCTCTGTATCCAAATGAATGCATCTCTAAGCCTTTTTTTCTCCTTGGGATTACTTCTTCGTGGTGTTCGATCACCGGAGTGCGGAggaagacgacgacgacgagcgttttattttatttatttcatataaatttccaATTTAATTCTCCTGTTGCTGTAATCTGATTGGCCAAGACACGTATGATCTACTTCGCAAACCGGAATTTGCAAACCGAAATTTCGGTCTGAATACATTTTTATTCCGGTTCAAACTCGGTCTAATAATATTCATTCAATGAATTTGACTATTCACTATTCAGTCTTTATCACACAAAATTCTACGTTTGACAATATACAAGGAAACGTTTCCTTACATAATACTTcctccgctgaaaaaaaaaaaatttgtttcaaaaaaatacattttttaccttttcaatgtataattttatgaaaaattgtaagtttcaaaaaagttaatagtgt
It encodes the following:
- the LOC106453034 gene encoding signal peptidase complex subunit 3A; the protein is MHSFGYRANALLTFSVTALAFICAIASFSDKFSNQNPSAEIQILNINRLKKQSYGNDEVSLTLDISADLQSLFTWNTKQVFAFVAAEYESPMNSLNQVSLWDVIIPDKEHAKFRIQTSNKYRFIDQGHNLRGKEFNLTLHWHVMPKTGKMLADKIVMPGYSLPDAYK